The Geomonas ferrireducens genome includes a window with the following:
- a CDS encoding CHAD domain-containing protein: MTVKSTPISARQLRLARLWLAGLKLLDALQDEFFRLFKKTVQGFDAEDVHDLRVASRRLREGLALFAPILPRGRLRRLSHRVRGLTRLLGELRNADEAALFFTELESQAPTEAAPEARRLREELIAEGGRIRLQLQKDLRRFDAASLRKDFKFGPANPFKRRQADPFHPFPPFAAAAFAERGAQAEALLPAALEGKDAAAQHRLRIAVKKLRYRLEIVAPLLSDQGEEARRTLKRYQDLLGELHDMDVFAGLVRERVALGAGREGLLETIEKRRIDLFASFLELDAKQPLGTLKAQVGAGLTGRENRQAQ, translated from the coding sequence ATGACTGTCAAAAGCACACCCATTTCCGCTCGGCAACTTCGCTTGGCGCGCCTCTGGCTTGCCGGTCTCAAACTGCTTGACGCGCTGCAGGACGAGTTTTTCCGCCTCTTCAAGAAGACCGTACAAGGCTTCGACGCGGAAGACGTGCACGATTTGCGTGTCGCCTCCCGGCGCCTGCGCGAGGGACTCGCCCTGTTCGCGCCCATCCTCCCACGCGGCAGGTTGCGGCGCCTCTCGCACCGGGTGAGAGGGCTGACCCGGCTGCTTGGGGAACTGCGCAACGCCGACGAGGCCGCCCTCTTCTTCACCGAGCTGGAGTCGCAGGCACCGACGGAAGCAGCGCCGGAAGCAAGACGGCTACGGGAGGAGCTGATCGCGGAGGGGGGACGGATCCGGTTGCAGCTCCAAAAGGACCTCAGGCGCTTCGACGCCGCATCGCTGCGCAAGGATTTCAAGTTCGGCCCCGCGAACCCGTTCAAGAGACGGCAGGCGGACCCGTTTCACCCCTTCCCGCCCTTTGCCGCCGCGGCGTTTGCCGAGCGCGGCGCACAGGCTGAAGCCCTCCTGCCGGCAGCGTTGGAGGGAAAGGACGCCGCGGCGCAGCACCGGCTCCGGATCGCGGTCAAGAAATTGCGCTACCGCCTGGAGATCGTGGCACCGCTGTTATCCGACCAAGGGGAGGAAGCCAGGCGGACCCTCAAGCGCTATCAGGACCTTCTGGGAGAGCTGCATGATATGGATGTTTTTGCAGGGCTCGTCCGGGAGCGCGTCGCCCTCGGGGCCGGCAGGGAGGGGTTGCTGGAGACGATAGAAAAACGCCGCATCGACCTCTTCGCGTCGTTTTTGGAGTTGGATGCGAAGCAGCCGCTGGGGACCCTGAAGGCGCAGGTCGGTGCGGGTCTTACCGGCCGGGAGAACCGGCAAGCTCAGTAA
- a CDS encoding DUF6290 family protein yields the protein MKKKENPRYHVLSVRVSREDREAIEKFSKEVNMKVSDLMREALQDVVPWQSTS from the coding sequence ATGAAGAAGAAAGAGAACCCGCGCTATCACGTCCTCTCGGTTCGGGTGAGCCGCGAGGACCGCGAAGCGATCGAGAAATTTTCCAAAGAGGTGAACATGAAGGTGTCGGACCTGATGCGGGAGGCGCTGCAGGACGTGGTTCCCTGGCAGAGCACCTCCTAG
- a CDS encoding PAS domain-containing protein, giving the protein MSSTLEAQDTERAAAAACFDFSHIAGELEESRRRLSAVFETVQVGIVIIDAETHTIVDANPKAVELIGIDRENMVGAVCHCFICPEKVGSCPITDQGLRIDNAERRLLRGNGETITIVKTVARVKLHGRDHLVESFLDITDRKKAEEELRESEERYRDILDNANDLIQSVDATGKFIYVNSAWKRTLGYSDEELASMNIFDVIKPCCQSHCANMFDQLKTGQKIPRVEVEFLAKDGRSIILEGSINCNTNEGEAISTRGIFRDITERKLMEAELMQSEDRYRKLFENAPEAIVVQSEGRYLCANREASHLFGLESPEELVGKSIFTFVHPDFHGMVLERIQQIKVTGEASPLRESRIVRKDGAIIDVEATATGIMFQGQEAIQVMLRDITERKQVEAQRRELNARLEKMVEEKTRHLKEAQAKLIQSEKMTTLGEVIAGAAHELNNPLAGILGAIQMLRSNALAHPIDSELMEGIDVLESIESAAVRCQKIVEDLVRFTTQVRCNFSEMDINQVLRDTLEIMDGPFKEQKIEVKLHLDPAVPPIEGDFVKLLEVYVNLLQNAKSALPNGGRIDISTRLMTKYGEQPQLAVVIKDNGCGIPPQNMGKIFDPFFTTKPAGKGPGLGLTVSYGIIKRHRGDIDVQSTVGKGTEVTVTVPMRQQNRSSQIIG; this is encoded by the coding sequence ATGTCCAGTACTCTCGAAGCACAAGACACCGAGCGCGCCGCGGCCGCGGCCTGTTTCGACTTCTCCCACATAGCCGGCGAACTCGAAGAGAGCCGCAGGCGCCTAAGCGCCGTCTTTGAAACGGTGCAGGTCGGCATCGTCATCATCGACGCGGAGACCCACACCATCGTCGACGCGAATCCCAAAGCGGTGGAACTGATCGGCATCGACAGGGAAAACATGGTCGGCGCCGTCTGCCACTGCTTCATCTGCCCCGAGAAGGTCGGCTCCTGCCCGATCACCGACCAGGGGCTGCGCATCGACAACGCCGAGCGGCGGCTTCTCAGGGGCAACGGCGAGACCATCACCATCGTGAAAACGGTGGCCAGGGTGAAACTGCACGGGCGGGACCACCTGGTCGAGAGCTTCCTGGACATCACGGACCGTAAAAAGGCCGAGGAGGAGTTAAGGGAGAGCGAGGAGCGTTACCGCGACATCCTGGACAACGCCAACGACCTCATCCAGAGCGTGGACGCCACCGGCAAGTTCATCTACGTGAACAGCGCCTGGAAACGCACCCTGGGCTACAGCGACGAAGAGCTCGCCTCGATGAACATCTTCGACGTGATCAAGCCCTGCTGCCAGAGCCACTGCGCAAACATGTTCGACCAGCTGAAAACCGGACAGAAGATACCCCGCGTGGAGGTGGAGTTCCTCGCCAAGGACGGCCGCAGCATCATCCTGGAGGGGAGCATCAACTGCAACACGAACGAGGGAGAGGCGATCAGCACGCGCGGCATCTTCCGTGACATCACCGAGCGCAAGCTGATGGAAGCGGAGCTCATGCAGAGCGAGGATCGTTACCGCAAGCTCTTCGAGAACGCGCCGGAAGCGATCGTGGTGCAAAGCGAGGGGCGCTACTTGTGCGCCAACAGGGAGGCGTCTCACCTCTTTGGTCTGGAGAGCCCCGAGGAGCTGGTCGGCAAGTCGATCTTTACCTTCGTTCACCCTGACTTCCACGGCATGGTGCTCGAGCGCATCCAGCAGATCAAGGTCACCGGCGAGGCCTCCCCGCTGCGCGAGTCGAGGATCGTGCGCAAGGACGGCGCGATTATCGACGTCGAGGCGACCGCGACCGGGATCATGTTCCAGGGGCAGGAGGCGATCCAGGTGATGCTTCGCGACATCACCGAACGAAAGCAGGTAGAGGCCCAGCGCAGGGAGCTGAATGCCCGGTTGGAGAAGATGGTCGAGGAGAAGACCCGGCACCTGAAGGAGGCCCAGGCCAAGCTGATCCAGTCGGAGAAGATGACCACGTTGGGCGAGGTGATCGCGGGTGCCGCGCACGAGCTCAACAACCCGCTGGCCGGAATCCTCGGGGCGATCCAGATGCTGCGCAGCAACGCACTCGCCCACCCGATCGACAGCGAGCTCATGGAGGGGATCGACGTGCTCGAGAGCATCGAGAGCGCCGCCGTTCGCTGCCAAAAGATCGTCGAGGACCTGGTCCGCTTCACCACGCAGGTGCGCTGCAACTTCAGCGAAATGGACATCAACCAGGTGCTCAGGGACACCCTTGAAATCATGGACGGTCCCTTCAAGGAGCAGAAGATCGAGGTGAAGCTGCATCTCGACCCCGCGGTCCCCCCCATCGAGGGAGACTTCGTGAAGCTCCTGGAGGTCTACGTCAACCTGCTGCAAAACGCGAAGAGCGCGCTCCCCAACGGCGGCAGGATCGACATCAGCACGAGGCTTATGACCAAGTACGGGGAGCAGCCCCAGCTCGCCGTTGTGATCAAGGACAACGGCTGCGGCATCCCGCCGCAGAACATGGGGAAGATCTTCGATCCCTTCTTCACCACGAAGCCCGCCGGGAAGGGGCCGGGGCTCGGCCTCACCGTGAGTTACGGCATCATCAAGCGCCACAGGGGGGACATCGACGTACAGTCGACGGTCGGCAAGGGGACCGAAGTCACGGTGACCGTGCCGATGCGGCAGCAAAACCGGTCGTCCCAGATCATCGGCTGA
- a CDS encoding DUF4124 domain-containing protein has translation MRTFIKLAIFLAAALPCLASAATYQWRDDAGVLHFTDDSDRIPERYQKRVTETDSAAAEKGAAPAQKKQEAPAASEASGSAAKPAAQPVASTTRATLEAELKRLKEALVPKMEELSRLQHKWMVSKGRTPTAKEIAEFEKKRAKGKATYADNPYVNKSPLSSTIPARVAYRAKLEEVQKDEARVAQLEQELQALK, from the coding sequence ATGCGAACCTTCATCAAGCTGGCCATCTTTCTTGCCGCAGCCTTACCGTGCCTCGCTTCGGCCGCCACCTACCAGTGGCGCGACGACGCAGGGGTGTTGCACTTCACCGACGACTCCGACCGCATCCCGGAGAGGTACCAGAAACGGGTGACGGAAACCGATTCGGCCGCTGCCGAAAAGGGGGCGGCCCCGGCGCAAAAAAAGCAGGAGGCACCCGCCGCATCCGAGGCTTCCGGGAGCGCGGCGAAGCCCGCCGCCCAGCCCGTCGCGTCGACCACTCGCGCGACGCTGGAGGCCGAGCTGAAACGGCTGAAGGAGGCCCTCGTCCCCAAGATGGAAGAGCTTTCCCGGCTGCAGCACAAATGGATGGTTTCCAAGGGACGCACGCCGACCGCGAAGGAGATCGCGGAGTTCGAGAAGAAGCGCGCCAAGGGTAAGGCGACCTACGCGGACAACCCGTACGTGAACAAGAGCCCGCTCTCCTCGACGATACCGGCGCGCGTTGCCTACCGGGCCAAGCTCGAAGAGGTGCAAAAGGACGAGGCGCGGGTCGCTCAACTAGAGCAGGAACTGCAGGCGCTGAAGTGA
- the nifJ gene encoding pyruvate:ferredoxin (flavodoxin) oxidoreductase — MKRRMVTIDGNTAAAHVAHATNEVIAIYPITPSSVMGEISDAKSAVGEKNIWGTVPLVSELQSEGGAAGAVHGALQAGALTTTFTASQGLLLMIPNMYKIAGELTSTVFHVSARAIATQALSIFGDHSDVMSCRSTGWAMLCSNNVQEVMDFALIAQAATLRSRLPFLHFFDGFRTSHEVQKVEELTFDDMRAMIDRDLVNAHRARCLTPDRPVLRGSAQNPDVYFQGRETVNGFYPAAIEIVEKEMERFAALTGRKYATVEYAGAPDAERVVVIMGSGADTVQETVAALNAQGEKVGVVKIHLYRPFPLNAFVKALPASVRRIAVLDRTKEPGALGEPLYLDVRTAIGEGMAAGLTSFVGYPVVVGGRYGLGSKEFTPAMAKAVFDNLKSAQPVSNFTVGIRDDVTGASLDYDSSFRTAMDGTYEAMFFGLGSDGTVGANKNSIKIIGEATDNYAQAYFVYDSKKAGTITTSHLRFGRKPINAPYLIDNADFVACHNFTFLEKYDMLGKAKPGGTFLLCSPFSHDEVWDKMPVEVQKQIIDKKLSVYTINAIKLAEELGLGARINVIMQTAFFRISGIIPLETAIAEIKGAIKKSYGKAGEKVVAMNNAAVDQALLNIHEVAVPAAPSSSITMPAPVGACAPHFVKEVTGRIIAGFGDELPVSAMPIDGTFPTATSQYEKRNIAVDIPVWDEKLCIQCAICSFVCPHAAIRVKAYDPSALAGAPDGFKSADSKMPDLKDMKVTFQVAPEDCTGCGACAHNCPAKDKENPARKALEMRFQPPLRVKEAANYHFFLSLPDLDPARVKLDTLRGSQLVRPLFEYSGACAGCGETPYLKLLSQLFGDRALIANATGCTSIYGGNLPTTPWAKRADGRGPAWSNSLFEDNAEFGYGMRLAVDKFSEAAREILEQLLASPCCTDLQPLMHEILASAQEGQAEIEAQRERVARLKEALGACRDEKAAELMPIADYLVKKSVWCVGGDGWAYDIGYGGLDHVIASGKNVNILVLDTEVYSNTGGQASKSTPIGAVAQFAAGGKGMAKKDLGMMAMAYGHVYVASVSLANPGQVVKAFMEAEAYDGPSLIIAYSHCIAHGIDMTRGVDEQKKAVSSGYWPLYRYNPELTGAGKNPLQLDSKAPSTSFEEFAGGENRYKVLKKVNPEAAGKLMEKAGAWAASRFEYYQKLAALSFGAEE; from the coding sequence ATGAAGAGAAGAATGGTAACCATAGACGGCAACACGGCGGCGGCCCACGTGGCGCACGCAACGAACGAGGTCATCGCCATCTACCCGATCACCCCTTCCTCGGTGATGGGAGAGATCTCCGACGCGAAGAGCGCGGTGGGGGAGAAGAACATCTGGGGAACGGTACCGCTCGTCTCCGAGCTGCAGTCCGAGGGTGGGGCGGCGGGTGCGGTGCACGGCGCGCTGCAGGCGGGGGCGCTCACCACCACCTTCACGGCGAGCCAGGGGCTTTTGCTGATGATCCCCAACATGTACAAGATCGCAGGCGAGCTCACCTCCACGGTCTTCCACGTCTCGGCGCGCGCCATAGCGACACAGGCGCTCTCCATCTTCGGTGACCATTCCGACGTCATGTCCTGCCGCTCCACCGGCTGGGCCATGCTCTGCTCCAATAACGTGCAGGAGGTGATGGACTTCGCGCTGATCGCCCAGGCGGCTACCCTGCGCTCCCGCCTCCCGTTCCTGCACTTCTTCGACGGCTTCCGCACCTCGCACGAGGTCCAGAAGGTCGAGGAACTCACCTTCGATGACATGCGCGCCATGATAGACAGGGACCTCGTCAACGCGCACCGCGCCCGCTGTCTCACCCCGGACCGCCCGGTGCTGCGCGGCAGCGCGCAGAACCCGGACGTGTACTTCCAGGGGCGCGAGACGGTTAACGGCTTCTATCCGGCCGCCATCGAGATCGTGGAGAAGGAGATGGAGCGCTTCGCCGCACTCACGGGGCGGAAGTACGCCACGGTGGAGTACGCCGGGGCGCCGGACGCGGAGCGGGTCGTCGTGATCATGGGCTCCGGGGCCGACACGGTGCAGGAGACGGTGGCCGCCCTCAACGCGCAGGGGGAGAAGGTGGGGGTAGTCAAGATACACCTGTACCGTCCCTTCCCGCTGAACGCCTTCGTGAAGGCGCTTCCCGCCTCGGTACGCCGCATCGCGGTGCTCGACCGCACCAAGGAGCCTGGTGCCTTGGGGGAGCCGCTTTACCTGGATGTCCGGACCGCGATCGGCGAGGGGATGGCGGCGGGGCTCACGAGTTTCGTCGGCTACCCGGTGGTGGTCGGCGGGCGCTACGGCCTGGGCTCCAAGGAGTTCACCCCGGCGATGGCCAAGGCGGTTTTCGACAACCTGAAGTCGGCCCAGCCGGTCAGTAACTTCACCGTGGGGATCAGGGACGACGTGACCGGCGCGAGCCTCGACTACGACAGCTCCTTTAGGACCGCCATGGACGGGACCTACGAGGCGATGTTCTTCGGCCTTGGCTCGGACGGCACGGTGGGGGCGAACAAGAACTCCATCAAGATCATCGGCGAGGCGACCGACAACTACGCCCAGGCCTACTTCGTCTACGACTCGAAGAAGGCGGGGACCATCACCACCTCGCACCTGCGTTTCGGCAGGAAGCCGATCAACGCGCCGTACCTGATCGACAACGCCGACTTCGTCGCGTGCCACAACTTCACCTTCCTCGAGAAGTACGACATGCTCGGCAAGGCGAAGCCGGGCGGCACCTTCCTCCTCTGCTCGCCGTTTTCGCACGACGAGGTGTGGGACAAGATGCCGGTCGAGGTGCAAAAGCAGATCATCGACAAAAAGCTCAGTGTATATACCATCAACGCCATCAAGCTTGCCGAGGAGCTGGGGCTTGGCGCACGCATCAACGTGATCATGCAGACCGCCTTCTTCAGGATTTCCGGGATCATCCCGCTCGAGACGGCGATCGCCGAGATCAAGGGGGCCATCAAGAAGAGTTACGGCAAGGCTGGGGAGAAGGTGGTGGCGATGAACAACGCCGCCGTCGACCAGGCACTTTTGAACATCCACGAGGTCGCCGTCCCCGCCGCTCCCTCGAGCAGCATCACGATGCCCGCGCCGGTAGGGGCCTGCGCGCCGCACTTCGTGAAGGAGGTGACCGGCCGCATCATCGCCGGGTTCGGCGACGAGCTTCCCGTTTCGGCCATGCCGATCGACGGCACCTTCCCGACCGCGACCTCGCAGTACGAGAAGCGCAACATCGCGGTGGACATCCCGGTGTGGGACGAGAAGCTCTGCATCCAGTGCGCCATCTGCTCCTTCGTCTGCCCGCACGCGGCGATTCGTGTGAAGGCCTACGACCCCTCCGCGCTCGCCGGAGCCCCGGACGGCTTCAAGTCGGCGGACTCCAAGATGCCCGACCTGAAGGATATGAAGGTCACCTTCCAGGTCGCCCCGGAGGACTGCACCGGCTGCGGCGCCTGCGCCCACAACTGCCCGGCGAAGGACAAGGAGAACCCGGCGCGCAAGGCTCTGGAGATGCGCTTCCAGCCCCCCCTGCGCGTGAAGGAGGCGGCGAACTACCACTTCTTCCTGTCGCTTCCCGACCTCGACCCCGCGCGGGTGAAACTCGACACGCTGCGCGGCAGCCAGCTGGTGCGGCCGCTCTTCGAGTACTCCGGCGCCTGCGCCGGGTGCGGCGAGACCCCGTACCTGAAGCTTCTCTCCCAGCTTTTCGGGGACCGAGCGCTCATCGCCAACGCCACCGGCTGCACCTCGATCTACGGCGGGAACCTCCCGACCACGCCCTGGGCGAAGCGCGCCGATGGGCGCGGCCCGGCCTGGTCCAACTCGCTCTTCGAGGACAACGCCGAGTTCGGCTACGGCATGAGGCTCGCCGTGGACAAGTTCAGCGAGGCGGCGCGGGAAATCCTGGAGCAACTGCTCGCTTCCCCGTGCTGTACCGACCTGCAGCCGCTCATGCACGAGATCCTCGCCAGCGCCCAGGAAGGGCAGGCCGAGATCGAGGCGCAGCGGGAGCGGGTGGCGCGCCTTAAGGAGGCGCTTGGTGCCTGCCGCGACGAGAAGGCGGCGGAACTCATGCCGATCGCCGATTACCTCGTTAAGAAGTCGGTGTGGTGTGTTGGGGGGGACGGCTGGGCCTACGACATAGGCTACGGCGGCCTGGACCACGTCATCGCCTCCGGCAAGAACGTGAACATCCTGGTGCTCGACACCGAGGTCTACTCCAACACGGGAGGGCAGGCCTCCAAGTCGACCCCGATCGGCGCGGTGGCCCAGTTCGCTGCGGGAGGGAAGGGGATGGCCAAGAAGGACCTCGGCATGATGGCGATGGCCTACGGCCACGTCTACGTGGCGAGCGTGTCTCTCGCAAACCCCGGGCAGGTGGTGAAGGCGTTCATGGAGGCGGAGGCGTACGACGGACCGTCGCTCATCATCGCCTACTCGCACTGCATCGCGCACGGCATCGACATGACCCGCGGCGTGGACGAGCAGAAAAAGGCGGTGTCGTCCGGTTACTGGCCGCTGTACCGGTACAACCCGGAGCTCACCGGCGCCGGAAAGAACCCCCTGCAACTGGACAGCAAGGCGCCGAGCACCAGCTTCGAGGAGTTCGCCGGCGGAGAGAATCGCTACAAGGTGCTCAAAAAGGTGAACCCGGAGGCGGCCGGGAAGCTCATGGAGAAGGCCGGCGCCTGGGCGGCGAGTCGCTTCGAGTACTACCAGAAGCTTGCGGCGCTCAGCTTCGGGGCGGAGGAATAA
- a CDS encoding M28 family peptidase, whose translation MSPRSGCRGGGHAAPAVSEARIARHIRSLEGVRHPAAAPAALAKAQAYIEENLRSLEYHVGLHPFTDGGKTFHNVIATRTGRSLPGKRVLVLAHYDTVAGSPGADDNASGVAVMLELAALLGDLVPERTLQFVGVNLEENAETERSGSGLRGSKALARYAREEGWDIEAVVVLESVAFAGASVVQEAPAGVPVEVPAVGDFLAVIANERSHPLAVRFVQGAGQGGLPVVPLVVPGNGEMLPDTRRSDHAPFWDAGFPAIMLTDTTNFRNPHYHGAGDTFETLNVQFAAAVCRAVAALLTELAGSPGR comes from the coding sequence GTGAGCCCCCGATCCGGTTGCAGGGGAGGGGGGCACGCAGCGCCGGCGGTCAGTGAGGCACGCATCGCGCGCCACATCCGGAGTCTCGAGGGGGTGAGGCATCCTGCGGCTGCTCCCGCCGCCCTCGCCAAGGCACAGGCCTACATCGAGGAGAACCTGCGCTCGCTCGAGTACCACGTCGGGCTGCACCCCTTCACCGACGGCGGGAAAACCTTCCATAATGTCATCGCGACCCGCACCGGGCGCTCGCTTCCCGGCAAAAGGGTCCTCGTCCTCGCGCACTACGACACGGTGGCGGGCTCTCCCGGGGCCGACGACAACGCAAGCGGTGTCGCCGTCATGCTGGAATTAGCCGCCCTGCTCGGCGATCTCGTCCCGGAAAGGACCCTGCAGTTCGTGGGGGTGAACCTCGAGGAAAACGCGGAGACGGAACGGTCGGGGAGCGGTCTGCGCGGCAGCAAGGCACTCGCCCGTTATGCGCGCGAAGAGGGGTGGGATATCGAGGCGGTGGTGGTCCTGGAGTCGGTGGCATTCGCCGGCGCGTCCGTGGTGCAAGAGGCTCCAGCCGGGGTGCCGGTCGAGGTCCCCGCTGTCGGCGATTTCCTCGCCGTGATCGCCAACGAGCGGTCACACCCCCTTGCCGTGCGCTTCGTGCAGGGGGCGGGGCAAGGGGGGCTGCCCGTGGTCCCCCTGGTGGTGCCCGGCAACGGCGAGATGTTGCCGGACACGAGGAGATCCGACCACGCCCCCTTCTGGGACGCGGGCTTTCCCGCCATCATGCTCACCGACACCACCAATTTCCGCAATCCGCACTACCACGGGGCAGGCGATACCTTCGAGACGCTCAACGTGCAGTTTGCCGCTGCCGTCTGTCGGGCGGTCGCCGCGCTCCTTACTGAGCTTGCCGGTTCTCCCGGCCGGTAA
- a CDS encoding tetratricopeptide repeat protein, which translates to MKVIRIFCCLFLSVLFGAAYCHGFDGTDFKGIKKLAEKGDAEAQMKVGVMLSAGVGVEQDRLEGLKWYQKSAEQGYPEGEWNLAFVYIRGEIVPQDFKKALELMQKAAEAGLADAQYDLGMMYLQGLALPAPDQGKAEVWFRRASTQGHREAKRVLKELAAVSTAEQQKP; encoded by the coding sequence ATGAAAGTTATACGGATATTTTGCTGTCTCTTCCTGTCGGTTTTGTTCGGGGCGGCCTACTGCCACGGCTTCGACGGCACCGACTTCAAAGGTATCAAGAAACTTGCGGAAAAGGGAGACGCCGAGGCGCAGATGAAGGTCGGGGTGATGCTTTCCGCCGGGGTGGGCGTCGAGCAGGACCGGCTCGAGGGGCTCAAGTGGTACCAGAAATCGGCGGAGCAGGGGTACCCTGAGGGGGAGTGGAATCTCGCCTTCGTTTATATCCGCGGTGAAATAGTCCCGCAGGACTTCAAAAAGGCCCTCGAGCTCATGCAGAAGGCGGCAGAAGCGGGGCTTGCCGACGCGCAGTACGACCTTGGCATGATGTACCTGCAGGGGCTCGCCCTGCCGGCCCCGGACCAGGGGAAGGCCGAGGTGTGGTTCCGGAGGGCGTCGACTCAGGGGCACCGGGAGGCCAAAAGGGTTCTGAAGGAACTCGCCGCGGTTTCGACCGCAGAGCAGCAAAAACCGTAG
- a CDS encoding sigma-54-dependent transcriptional regulator yields MSKNRILVVDDEKLISWSLAASLKKDGYEVDTAASGSEALQKFETFKPDLVMLDICLPDVNGLELLKRFKSANEDLYVIMITAYANADSAVQALQDGAEDYFGKPFNLEAVKHVVERAFEKRRLKKEVDYFRNELRRKSDQEKMVGNSPKMIEVFKMIKICADADAKTVLITGESGTGKELVAKAIHYHSARADSPFIEVNCASIPENLLENELFGHEKGAYTDASRRQKGVFELAEGGSVFLDEIGDMPYPMQAKILKATETKRFRRLGGQEDVEANVRIITATHQDLPKMVKEGKFRGDLFFRLNVMNICLPKLRERKEDIESLVQYFIETLNEEYGRSVTNASPETLEYLTRYDWPGNVRELRNCIERLMMLEQGKVLTPEFLSPEIRQCRLPAGESEAGGVISSDFAGEHIVLPSTGISLEELEKMLIQLALKKSGGNQSKAAKFLKTSRDTLRYRMKKFGLSDSGKEGDVEGMEAGAEGGNGGTAVASGGNGGSAVAGEGLRWV; encoded by the coding sequence ATGAGCAAAAACAGAATCCTGGTTGTTGACGACGAAAAGCTGATCTCATGGTCGCTCGCGGCGAGCCTGAAAAAAGACGGCTACGAGGTCGACACGGCGGCATCGGGCAGCGAAGCGCTCCAGAAATTCGAGACCTTCAAGCCTGACCTGGTCATGCTGGACATCTGCCTTCCCGACGTGAACGGCCTCGAGCTGCTGAAGCGCTTCAAGTCCGCCAACGAGGATCTCTACGTCATCATGATCACCGCGTACGCCAACGCGGATTCGGCGGTGCAGGCGCTGCAGGACGGCGCCGAGGACTACTTCGGCAAGCCCTTCAACCTGGAAGCGGTGAAGCATGTCGTGGAGCGCGCCTTTGAGAAGCGGCGCCTCAAGAAGGAAGTGGACTACTTCCGAAATGAACTGCGCCGCAAGTCGGACCAGGAGAAGATGGTCGGCAACAGCCCCAAGATGATCGAGGTCTTCAAGATGATCAAGATCTGCGCCGACGCCGATGCCAAGACGGTGCTGATTACCGGGGAAAGCGGCACGGGGAAGGAGCTGGTGGCGAAGGCGATCCACTACCACAGCGCCCGCGCGGACTCCCCCTTCATCGAGGTCAACTGCGCCTCGATTCCCGAAAACCTTCTGGAGAACGAACTCTTCGGACACGAGAAAGGCGCCTACACCGACGCCTCACGGCGCCAGAAAGGGGTCTTCGAGCTCGCCGAGGGGGGGTCGGTGTTCCTGGACGAGATCGGCGACATGCCGTATCCGATGCAGGCCAAGATCCTGAAGGCGACCGAGACCAAACGCTTCAGAAGGCTCGGCGGGCAGGAGGACGTCGAGGCGAACGTAAGGATCATCACCGCAACGCACCAGGACCTCCCGAAGATGGTGAAGGAAGGTAAATTCCGCGGCGACCTCTTCTTCCGACTGAACGTGATGAACATCTGTCTCCCGAAGCTTCGGGAACGCAAAGAGGACATCGAGTCGCTCGTGCAGTACTTCATAGAGACCTTGAACGAGGAATACGGCAGGAGCGTGACCAACGCGTCGCCGGAGACGCTCGAGTATCTCACCAGGTACGACTGGCCGGGCAACGTGCGCGAGCTGCGCAACTGCATCGAAAGGCTCATGATGCTCGAGCAGGGGAAGGTGCTGACGCCCGAGTTCCTGAGCCCGGAGATACGTCAGTGCAGGCTCCCCGCAGGGGAAAGCGAGGCAGGCGGCGTGATCAGCTCCGACTTCGCCGGAGAGCATATCGTGCTCCCCTCCACCGGCATCTCGCTTGAGGAGCTCGAGAAGATGCTGATCCAACTGGCGCTCAAGAAGTCCGGCGGCAACCAGTCAAAGGCGGCCAAGTTCTTGAAGACCAGCAGGGATACCCTGCGCTACCGCATGAAGAAGTTCGGGCTTTCCGACTCAGGCAAGGAAGGTGATGTCGAGGGTATGGAAGCAGGCGCCGAAGGCGGCAACGGCGGTACGGCGGTGGCATCAGGAGGCAACGGCGGCTCGGCGGTCGCCGGAGAAGGTCTCAGGTGGGTCTAA